DNA from Hippocampus zosterae strain Florida chromosome 18, ASM2543408v3, whole genome shotgun sequence:
TTTTTGAAACGCGACGCTTCCATTGTGTACGTGTGGACATATGACGTGCACAGTGTGACCAATTTCATGATGATCACGCTATCGATCAATATTGTCGTTAGAGCttgtttaagattaagatatcctttatttgtcccgcaatcgGCAGATTTACAGTCAGAACTTTACCTTAGTGTACTTTGTGACAAAATGGCATAAAAACTGAAGGGACCTTGAGTAGTAATTACACATTCGAAATGTTTGGTTCTTCTCTCAACTTCCTGTGATTGTTACGTGAACAGGTGTCGTCAACCTCACGAGCTCATTCTGCTGCAATCCTAAACGTTGTTGCATTAAGTGATCAAGCTCGGTCTGACGAGAGGCCAAACCCCTTCTTTTGTGCTCTTGGTAGCTCTTACTCAACATTCAAGCAGCGCACGGGGGTTCTGCCATAAAatttccctttcataattttctgAAAATACCAAATTTGAATCGCAACAACACAATGTGGCCACTGTAAAAATTATAGCCAATCATAATGCACCGAATCTTTCACTTTGGCACTGAAGGGGAATAAACTGCAAAACACCTCTGTCCATGAAGGGTGTTTTAGTTCATTCACAACATCGAGCGCACACAAATCACTCATGAAACACAAAGTTGTTTTCTCCTGTGCTACACTAAAGCCATCATACAATTGGAAGTGCCATAGACGAGCTAGCAGAAATGATCGGTACCAAACAAACGTGGGTGTCACTTTGCTAGTGCTGATATTCATTTGGATGTTTCAGATTTCGCCCTGTGAACTGTAGCCAGCGACGTTTCTTCAACTCTggtaagttgaaaaaaaaaacgtattaaaaagttatttttatttgaaaacctTTAAAAGGAGGCGGGGCCTACTGAGGACCAATCAACTGTCTCCTTTCTGTCAGGGCGCGGCTTCCTTTTGCGTCCCCGGCCCCTCCCTCTCCTGGTGGTGACAGGCGGTGGTTACTATGGTTACCAACATTACAAGAGGCGGAACCGGGAAGATGAAACCCCACCGGCACTGGCCACGCCCACTCAGGTGAGAAGTTGCTGCCCGCGAGCGAAATCAAACAACGGCCGCATGGTGAGCGGCAGCTCTTGTCACCACCACCGCGGGGTGTGTAGTAGGCGTGATGCAGGGTGTGGTAAGCGTGACCCGCTGCGACGTGTTGGCAGaacaagggagggagaaagaGGGGGAGCAGGTGGAAGGGTGAAGCGAGCAGCAGCTCGACTCAGGTAATATaaaaacttgtgtgtgtgtgtgtgtgtgtgtgtgtgtgtgtgtgtgtgtgtgtgtgtgagagatggtTGGTGTGTAATTGGCATATTTTGGGTGTGAAATAATTCTGCCTATACAGTGTGTGATAtttgcgttgtgtgtgtgtgtgtgtgtgtgtgcgagcgcaGTTGGAGCATGAGATCCTAATTCTGCTTGATCCTGTGTTAACCCacttagcacacacacacacgccctcaGAATTATCCCCTTCATGGATGTTTGCGTGAGGGTGTGTGAGAGACCAGCTCATGAGTTAGTTTTTAAGTAAATAAGATGATTACAGTAGTCCCTCATTTATCATGTAGGTTACCgaacaccccgccattgacaaaATTCTTCAACGTTGGGACATCTagctttatttttcaatttatttgaaaGTTTGATGCTTAATACTGTACCAAgccaaaatatatacagtatgtgaggtgttattatttttgtccgCTTTGGGTTGCTATCCTCATGTTCTACACTGTAGTATCAGTGCTTTTGAATGCTTGTGGCTTAAAATggcggtgagtgacgtgggtgtcaacGGATGAGAGCCTGCACTAGGGGCTACTAACCGTTAGCCACACTGACTTTGTTACGGCCATGCGAATGGAGCATCAATGTGCTTGTGATGCATTTttagaagcaaaaaaatatcCGCGACATGAAATGAGGCAGGCAGACATAAAAAAATCTGCTGTACCATTTGTCCGCCCAAAGTGAACCGCGATGTGACGAGGGACGACTGTAGTTTTTGGACGTTTTCTAAGGTTTCGCTTCCTTCCTGTCCTCTTCCTCatcaaatgaatgaacgaatcaGACTGCAGCTGCCGCATTTGGCGCGTCGTCATCTGAGTGCGCTCAGCGCACGCGTGCGTGGCTCCGCCTCTTGGCGTCGCTGGCCAATGTCATTCCTCTGCTACTTCCTGCCTGTCCGCACGCTGCAGCCACTGGCCAATCGCGTGAGGGCCTCATTCTTATTGGAGCCAGACCGCATCTGACCGCTCGCCCTCCTCCTGTTCACGTGCAGTGTCGTGTGCGTCTCACAGGTGGCGCTATATCGCTCCTTCCCCACCCGCCTGCTATCTCGAGCTTGGGGTCGCGTCAACGGGGTGGAGCTTCCGACATGGCTACGCAAACCCGTCTACTCGCTCTACATCTGGACCTTTGGAGTCAACATGCAGGTCAGGACAaagaacatacacacacgcacacaatcgaATATCTCACGGCGCTATAAAATCGGCATCGTTATTTGGGGAGTTTGTGTTGATTGGACCGGAGCCACCTTGTGGTCACCGTGCTGTTTCGTCCAATAGGAAGCAGCAGTGGAGGACTTGCGTCTCTACCGCAATCTCGGAGAGTTTTTCCGGCGCCCTCTCAAAGAGTCGGCGCGGCCGCTTTGCTCCGCCTCCTGTCTGGTAAGACTTCCTTAACAAGCTCCTCCTTTTTCCCCACTTTCTTataaatatgatgatgatgtcactgtGGCGAATGACTGTTGACATGTGATGTCAGGTgtctccagcagatggcagGATTGTCCACTTGGGTCGCGTGTTGAGTTCAGAGGTGGAGCAAGTGAAGGGGGTCACGTATAGTCTGGAACACTTCTTGGGGCCGCAAGATGGACACGGCGACCGTGAGAAAAACAACACCCGCATCAGAGCACACATGTCACTCCACTTCTGACTCCCAAAACAGATCACCATATCGATTCCTGTCAAAACAAATTTGACTCTGGGACTACAAAATTCACTTTAGGATGTCTAATGAAAGTGACCCTCAAACTCACTCCCAAATTGACTCCAGTAACAAGTCCTATCGTGACTCCTGTATTGATTCGTAAAATGACTCCCAATGTGACCTGTGAAAGGACTTCCGTGGAAACTGCAGAAGTTACTCCCAAAGTGGAAGTGACTGACCAAGTGATGCCAAAAGTGACCTTCAAAATGATTCTAGTAGTGACTCTTGAACTGACTCCAATAATGATTCCTGTAATGACGTATTCAGTGACTCACAGCATGACTCCTGAAGTGACTACCAAAGTGACTCTTTAAAACTGACTCCGAATGTGACTCCCTTAGTGACCCCGGCCATGAGCACAGAGTCGTCgccatcatcgtcgtcgtcgtccttcCGGGACGGACTCCTGACGAATCCCGACAACGACCTGTTCCACGCTGTTGTTTACTTAGCCCCCGGTGACTATCATCGCTTCCATTCGCCCGCCGACTGGACGGTGGCGCTCAGGCGACACTTCACAGGTCAGCGCGCACGGCTaccacttgtgtgtgtgcgacgTTAATTAAATGAAACTGCATGGTGGTCAGGTTCGCTGCTGTCGGTGAGTCCGGGCGTAGCGGGCCGGGTGAAAGCGCTGTTTTGCCTGAATGAGCGCGTGGCTCTGAGCGGACGATGGCGACATGGCTTCTTTTCATTGACGGCCGTCGGCGCCACCAACGTGGGATCCATCCGCATCTACTTTGACCAAGTCAGTCGACggtcgcgcgcacacacactcgcatacACACGCATGATTCTCAAAGTCACCCCTGAAGTGATTCCCATTGACTCCAATGGTGACCCAACTCCAATTGTGACTCTCGTAGAAAATCCTAAAATGGTTCACAAATCGACTCCAGGCGTGACTCCCGCAGTGACTCCTATCAGTTCAAGAAACCTTCTCAAACTGACAGTAATAGTCTCTCCAGTAGTCTCTTTCAAAGTGACTCCAGCAGCGACTCCCAAAGTGATTCTGATCAAATTTGACTCCCCACATGTTTCCAAAAAAGACTCTTACAATGAATCAAATAGGTGATACTTTCCAAGGGTTGCCGGTCATGACTCCTTCAGTTATGCCATCGCTCGAGGGCAGTGGAAAATAAATATGCATAGAATGCACTCCAATGCCCTGCCaagtgggcaag
Protein-coding regions in this window:
- the pisd gene encoding phosphatidylserine decarboxylase proenzyme, mitochondrial isoform X2; the encoded protein is MAASLWTVCGRKICRFRPVNCSQRRFFNSGRGFLLRPRPLPLLVVTGGGYYGYQHYKRRNREDETPPALATPTQVALYRSFPTRLLSRAWGRVNGVELPTWLRKPVYSLYIWTFGVNMQEAAVEDLRLYRNLGEFFRRPLKESARPLCSASCLVSPADGRIVHLGRVLSSEVEQVKGVTYSLEHFLGPQDGHGDLTPAMSTESSPSSSSSSFRDGLLTNPDNDLFHAVVYLAPGDYHRFHSPADWTVALRRHFTGSLLSVSPGVAGRVKALFCLNERVALSGRWRHGFFSLTAVGATNVGSIRIYFDQELQTNAPGDKKGHFHDLRYAAGAELAKEGVALQRGEAVGEFNLGSTVVVLFEAPKSFAFSVKPGQTVRVGEGLGSL
- the pisd gene encoding phosphatidylserine decarboxylase proenzyme, mitochondrial isoform X1, producing MVSGSSCHHHRGVCSRRDAGCGKRDPLRRVGRTREGERGGAGGRVKRAAARLRLQLPHLARRHLSALSARVRGSASWRRWPMSFLCYFLPVRTLQPLANRVALYRSFPTRLLSRAWGRVNGVELPTWLRKPVYSLYIWTFGVNMQEAAVEDLRLYRNLGEFFRRPLKESARPLCSASCLVSPADGRIVHLGRVLSSEVEQVKGVTYSLEHFLGPQDGHGDLTPAMSTESSPSSSSSSFRDGLLTNPDNDLFHAVVYLAPGDYHRFHSPADWTVALRRHFTGSLLSVSPGVAGRVKALFCLNERVALSGRWRHGFFSLTAVGATNVGSIRIYFDQELQTNAPGDKKGHFHDLRYAAGAELAKEGVALQRGEAVGEFNLGSTVVVLFEAPKSFAFSVKPGQTVRVGEGLGSL
- the pisd gene encoding phosphatidylserine decarboxylase proenzyme, mitochondrial isoform X3, with protein sequence MNERIRLQLPHLARRHLSALSARVRGSASWRRWPMSFLCYFLPVRTLQPLANRVALYRSFPTRLLSRAWGRVNGVELPTWLRKPVYSLYIWTFGVNMQEAAVEDLRLYRNLGEFFRRPLKESARPLCSASCLVSPADGRIVHLGRVLSSEVEQVKGVTYSLEHFLGPQDGHGDLTPAMSTESSPSSSSSSFRDGLLTNPDNDLFHAVVYLAPGDYHRFHSPADWTVALRRHFTGSLLSVSPGVAGRVKALFCLNERVALSGRWRHGFFSLTAVGATNVGSIRIYFDQELQTNAPGDKKGHFHDLRYAAGAELAKEGVALQRGEAVGEFNLGSTVVVLFEAPKSFAFSVKPGQTVRVGEGLGSL